The following are encoded together in the Carassius auratus strain Wakin chromosome 34, ASM336829v1, whole genome shotgun sequence genome:
- the LOC113052939 gene encoding cysteine/serine-rich nuclear protein 3-like produces the protein MSGILKRKFEEVEGASPCSSLRESEEEEISSTESGDSSDSVNPSASHFSHSSSASSSSSTHALQRTASSILKREKRMRTRRVHFEKVTVYYFSRRQGFTSVPSQGGSTLGMSSRHSCVRQYTLGEFAMEQEKIHRDMLRDHLKEEKLNSIRLRLTKNGSVESEEANALTLDDISDDDLDIDNTEVDEYFFLQPLTTKKRRVLLRSSGVKKIDVEEKHELRAIRVSREDCGCDCRLFCDPETCACSLAGIKCQVDRMSFPCGCTKEGCSNAAGRIEFNPIRVRTHFLHTIMKLELEKSREQQQNSGSIVPNGNGFHGDPNSHCSPLMAGQHALEYAIPNTVPQTNIMHLQAGDDMDDTLDDEEEEDDEDEEDEEEDEDDEEDENEEDEDESSSLCSLSDSSTQSLENSDSEEEDDNEEEEKTEEFDTGFSNSEVAPPPSVMHYSENTVVSGNQTNGNSYFINSTAEYYPMEKATPPALLATANLSSEPFLGDTVSYKDKVNDSSRVMSQGPYNVTADQYTDYSQQPEQPYANHHLAVIGCCASQLDKSVQSKGTFLSQSGERSQMEFQNYMNNNTQETSYNANGKCYLAEQPKEMSHNLPEVSLADNTKGPTLLDTFAEPTPV, from the exons ATGAGTGGAATTCTGAAGAGGAAGTTTGAGGAGGTGGAGGGGGCGTCGCCCTGCTCCTCACTGAGGGAGTCTGAGGAGGAGGAGATATCCAGCACTGAGAGCGGAGACAGCAGCGACAGCGTCAACCCGTCAGCATCACACTTCAGCCATTCTTCATCAGCATCATCCTCATCGTCAACACACGCACTGCAGCGGACAG CGTCCTCGATACTGAAACGGGAGAAGCGGATGAGGACGAGGAGGGTGCACTTCGAGAAGGTGACGGTGTATTACTTCAGCCGGAGGCAGGGATTCACCAGCGTGCCCAGTCAGGGTGGCAGTACGCTGGGCATGTCCAGCAGACACAGCTGCGTGCGGCAGTACACGCTGGGAGAATTCGCCATGGAGCAGGAGAAAATCCACAGAGACATGCTCCGAGATCACTTGAAAGAGGAGAAACTCAACTCTATTCGTCTGCGG TTGACGAAGAACGGCTCGGTGGAGTCCGAGGAGGCCAATGCTCTCACGCTGGATGACATCTCTGACGATGACCTGGACATTGATAACACAGAGGTGGATGAATACTTTTTCCTTCAGCCACTCACAACTAAGAAGCGGCGTGTTCTCCTGCGCTCATCTGGGGTCAAGAAGATCGATGTGGAGGAGAAACATGAGCTACGAGCCATCAGGGTGTCCAGGGAAGACTGTGGCTGTGACTGCAGACTCTTCTGTGACCCGGAGACCTGTGCATGCAGCCTCGCTGGCATCAAGTGTCAG GTAGACCGCATGTCATTCCCGTGCGGTTGCACAAAAGAGGGCTGCAGCAATGCAGCCGGAAGGATCGAGTTTAACCCCATCCGAGTTCGGACTCACTTCCTGCACACCATCATGAAGCTGGAACTCGAGAAGAGCCGCGAGCAGCAGCAGAATTCCGGCTCCATCGTGCCGAACGGCAACGGTTTCCATGGAGACCCGAACAGTCACTGCAGCCCCTTGATGGCGGGCCAGCATGCGCTGGAATACGCAATCCCGAATACAGTCCCACAAACCAACATCATGCACCTGCAGGCCGGCGACGACATGGACGACACATTGGATGATGAGGAGGAAGAAGACGACGAAGACGaagaagatgaggaagaggatgaagatGACGAAGAAGACGAGAACGAAGAGGACGAGGACGAGAGCAGCAGTCTGTGCAGTCTCTCCGACTCCAGCACACAGAGTTTGGAGAACAGCGACTCTGAGGAGGAAGATGacaatgaggaggaagagaagacAGAAGAGTTTGATACAGGATTTTCCAATAGCGAAGTGGCTCCGCCCCCTTCTGTGATGCATTACTCAGAGAATACGGTCGTGTCAGGCAACCAAACCAACGGCAATTCCTACTTCATCAACTCCACCGCAGAGTACTACCCAATGGAAAAAGCTACTCCACCCGCACTTTTAGCCACTGCTAACCTATCTAGTGAGCCCTTCTTAGGGGACACAGTGTCCTATAAAGACAAGGTTAATGACTCCAGTAGGGTCATGTCTCAGGGTCCTTACAATGTGACCGCTGACCAATACACAGACTACTCCCAGCAGCCAGAGCAGCCATACGCCAATCACCACTTGGCCGTAATTGGTTGTTGCGCCTCACAGCTGGATAAAAGTGTCCAGTCCAAAGGGACCTTCCTCAGCCAATCAGGAGAGCGGAGCCAGATGGAATTCCAAAACTATATGAACAACAATACACAGGAAACAAGTTACAATGCCAATGGGAAATGTTACTTAGCTGAACAGCCAAAGGAGATGTCTCACAATCTGCCCGAAGTTTCGCTAGCGGACAACACAAAAGGACCTACTTTACTAGACACTTTTGCTGAGCCCACTCCGGTTTAG